In Archangium lipolyticum, the DNA window TGGCCACGGCGGCGCCGGTGCGCAGGGACACCTCGCGCTCGGAAGACATGCCCCCGAGCAATACTCCCACCTTCTTCCGCTTCAGCTCGTCCTGGGTGAAGCCGCTCATGGCTGGAAGACCCCTACACGCTTGACTTCGGGTTGGAGCTCGACGCCCCGCTCCTCGCGCACCCGGGACTGCATGAGGGTGAGGAGGGAGAGCACGTCGTGGGCGGTGGCCCCGCCCAGGTTGACGATCCAGTTGGCGTGCAGGGTGGACACCTGCGCGCGGCCGATGACGTGGCCCTTGAGGCCCACGCTCTCGATGAGCCGCCCGGCGAAGTCGCCCGGCGGATTGGTGAAGACGCTGCCGAAGTTCGGCTGGCTCAGGGGCTGCGAGCGCTTGCGGTAGGCGAGGTCCTCGTCCATGACCTTCTTGGAGGCCTCGAGGTCGCCCTTGCGCAGCAGGAAGCGCACCCGCGTCACCACGGCGCCCGGGGGCAATTCCGAGTGACGGTAGCGGTGGGGAATCCGCTCCTTGGAGAGCCAGCCGATCCCGTCCGCGGTGGCCACCTCCACCGCCTCCACCACGCGGAAGCACTCGCCATTCTTGGTGCCCGCGTTCATGGTGACCGCGCCCCCGAGCGTGCCGGGGATGCCCGCGAGGAACTCGGCGCCCACCAGCCCGTGCGAGCGCATCTGGTTGCACAGCCGGACGATGGCCGCGCCCGCGCCGAGGATGAGTCTCCCCTCCTCCGCGCCCACGTCGGCCTGCTCGGGGAACAGGTCCCCCGGCAGCTTCACGGTGACGCCTGGAATCCCCCCGTCGCCCACCAGGGTGTTGGCGCCCCCGCCGAGCACGGTGAGGGGCACGCCCTCCTCGCGCACGAAGCGCAGCAGGGCCACCAGCGCATCCGCGGAGCGCGGACGGACGAGCGCCTCGGCGGGGCCTCCCACGCGCACGCTCGTGAGGGGCGCGAGCGGCGCGTTCGCCGTCACGTCACAGCCGGTCAGGCGCCCCACCCGCTCGGACAGGGACGATGAGAGGAACGACACCATGCCCTAGTCGCCCTTCGCCACGCCGCGTTGCTTGAGGAGCTCGACGAGCTCCGGACCCACCTGGGTGATGTCGCCGGCGCCCAGGGTGAGGACGATGTCGCCCTCGTGCAGCCGGGGCAGCAGCGTCTTCGCGATGTCGGTGCGCTTCTCCACGAAGGTGACGTCACGGTGGCCGTGGGCGCGGACGGCCTCGGCCAGCGCGTCGCCCGTGGCCCCGGGGATGCGCTCCTCGCCCGCGGCGTAGACGCTGGTGACGAAGACGACGTCCGCGTCGTTGAAGGAGGTGGCGAACTCCTTCATCAGGTCATGCGTGCGCGTGTAGCGGTGGGGCTGGAAGGCCACCACCAGCCGCTTGCCGAAGGCCCGCCGGGCACCCGCGAGCGTGGCCTGCACCTCCGTGGGGTGGTGCCCGTAGTCGTCCACCACGGTGATACCGGCCACCTCGCCGCGCACGGTGAAGCGCCGCTGCACGCCGCCGAACTCGGCCAGCGAGCTGCGCACCACGTCCAGCGGAATGTCCATCTCCTCGGCCACGGCGATGACGGCCAGGGCGTTGAGGGCGTTGTGCGCGCCCACCATGCGCACGCGGAACTCACCGAGCGGCTCGTCGCGCCGGAAGGCCTCGAAGCGGGTGGTGAAGCCCTCCAGCCGCACGCCCTCCAGCCGGTAGTCCGCCATGTGCGAGCTGCCGTAGGTGACGAAGCGCTTCTCGATGTGCGGCAGCAGCGACTGGACGTTGGGGTTGTCCAGGCACAGCACGTTGAGGCCGTAGAAGGGCACGCGGTTGCAGAAGGCCGTGAAGGCGTCCTTCAGCTTGTCCAGCGTGCCGTAGTGGTCCATGTGCTCCGGGTCGATGTTGGTGACCACGGAGATGGACGGGTGCAGGTGCAGGAAGCTGCCGTCGCTCTCGTCGGCCTCCACCACCATCAGCTCGCTCTTGCCCAGCTTCGCGTTGGAGTCGAGCACGTTCACCTTGCCGCCCACCACGGCCGTGGGATCCAACCCCGCGGCGGACAGCACGGTGGCCACCATGGAGGTGGTCGTCGTCTTGCCGTGGCTGCCCGCGACGGCGACGGCGTACTTGAGCCGCATCAGCTCCGCGAGCATCTCCGCCCGGGGGATGACGGGAATCTTCCGCTGGCGCGCGGTGACGACCTCGGGGTTGTCCTTGCGCACCGCCGAGGAGATGACCACCACGTCCGCGTGGACGAGGTTCTCCGCCCGGTGGCCCTCGAAGATGGTGGCGCCCAGGCGCTCCAGGCGGCGGGTGATCTCACTGGCCTTCAGGTCCGAGCCGGACACCCGGTAGCCCTGGTTGAGCAGCACCTCGGCGATGCCGCTCATGCCGATGCCGCCGATGCCCACGAAGTGGACGTGCGCGGCATGACGCGTCTTGAAGAGGCTCGCGGGCCGAGCGGGGCGTTGGGTCGTCACGGGTGTATTGTCTCCTCAGGCCTGCTTCTCGTTGCCACCCGCCGGCTTTTCGCCGCCGCTCGGAGGCTTGTCGCCACCCTCGGGCTTCTTGGAGGGCTTCTTCGGGTTCGGGTCCTCGCCGCGGGCCTCGGCACGGCCGGACGGGCCGTACGTCTTCACCATCAGGTCCACGAGCACGTCCGCCAGCTCCTTGGAGGCCTCGGGACGCCCCAGCAGGCCGGCCTTCTTCTCCATCTGGCGGCGCTTCTCCGGGTCTTCCTTGAGGCGGCGGATCTCCGCGGCCAGCTTCTCCCCCGTCAGCTCCGACTCGCGGAACATGAGCGCCGCGCCGGCCTTCACCAGCGACTGGGCATTCACTTCCTGGTGGTTGTCCGTGGCGAAGGGGAAGGGAATGAGGATGCTGGCCTTCTTGGCCACCGTCAGC includes these proteins:
- the murB gene encoding UDP-N-acetylmuramate dehydrogenase, which codes for MVSFLSSSLSERVGRLTGCDVTANAPLAPLTSVRVGGPAEALVRPRSADALVALLRFVREEGVPLTVLGGGANTLVGDGGIPGVTVKLPGDLFPEQADVGAEEGRLILGAGAAIVRLCNQMRSHGLVGAEFLAGIPGTLGGAVTMNAGTKNGECFRVVEAVEVATADGIGWLSKERIPHRYRHSELPPGAVVTRVRFLLRKGDLEASKKVMDEDLAYRKRSQPLSQPNFGSVFTNPPGDFAGRLIESVGLKGHVIGRAQVSTLHANWIVNLGGATAHDVLSLLTLMQSRVREERGVELQPEVKRVGVFQP
- the murC gene encoding UDP-N-acetylmuramate--L-alanine ligase, with translation MTTQRPARPASLFKTRHAAHVHFVGIGGIGMSGIAEVLLNQGYRVSGSDLKASEITRRLERLGATIFEGHRAENLVHADVVVISSAVRKDNPEVVTARQRKIPVIPRAEMLAELMRLKYAVAVAGSHGKTTTTSMVATVLSAAGLDPTAVVGGKVNVLDSNAKLGKSELMVVEADESDGSFLHLHPSISVVTNIDPEHMDHYGTLDKLKDAFTAFCNRVPFYGLNVLCLDNPNVQSLLPHIEKRFVTYGSSHMADYRLEGVRLEGFTTRFEAFRRDEPLGEFRVRMVGAHNALNALAVIAVAEEMDIPLDVVRSSLAEFGGVQRRFTVRGEVAGITVVDDYGHHPTEVQATLAGARRAFGKRLVVAFQPHRYTRTHDLMKEFATSFNDADVVFVTSVYAAGEERIPGATGDALAEAVRAHGHRDVTFVEKRTDIAKTLLPRLHEGDIVLTLGAGDITQVGPELVELLKQRGVAKGD